GGAGAAACTGCACTTCTCTGGGCCTCAATCTGGGAACCAGACTGGATCTTGCAGGAAATTAACCATTAAACCAAGAAAAATTGtgcaaggaagaaaaaaaatataattttgattacaaagaaataaatcaaaaataaacaaaacaagataTGCTTTATGATATTCCAGTGGTGGTTTATAAAGTAAGTATTGTGGAGACTTCGTTATTGGAGATTGTGGTTGCGTGAACTTGGTGTATTCTAAGTGAGATGTACAAAAGAATGCTATTTTCTTATATAAAGCAGGAAGCAGCTGGTGGCTTCTAGATAATAGGGTTTAAAAGGCTCTTGGTTTGGAGTTATAATAAGAACACCGATTACACTGTGTTTTGCCTGTTATAGTAGGGAATTTAAAAGACTTTGCAGGTGTCTTGTTTGGCAGAAGTCTagaaattttaattaaattccctGCCCCTCCAAGTTCATTACAATGCATTGAATCCAAGACACATGCCTTTAATTTGTGAGATGGGCTGAGCACAACATCACCCTGTACACTGTGATTCGATTACTTTGAATCTCAACCAGATACCGAGAACTGCAAAGGAATCATTGCGTCTCTCGAGCCGTTTGACGTCTGTATAACAAATAAAGACACGTTTAAGTGAGAGCTGTTTATTCTATACATGTTCTGCAAGGCACAGCTGATGCTTATTATGAACAGTGAGGTGGGCCAAGTTATTTTGTATCACAATGTCTCCATTATAACCATCAGCAAGTACATTCAGTAGCTCATTGATTATGGGTGATTATGGGTGTCAGTCTCAGTGTGGTGTTTATGTAGCATGCTCCTATTTTGTTCAGTTATGATCTATGACAATGTTAGTTAACACAAAGTTAGGATTTATAGGCAACAATGTGGTCTGGCATGTGGAGTTACGCTGTGTGTGGAACGGTATTACCACAAAGGTGAGTGAAATACAGTACTGACTTTATTGCTGGCATATGAttgacattattttgtttttgaaggtcCTCTGCTTGGGACATAGACATTTCCATTTGTTGGTTCCAGTTTTTACAAAGTGTATAGCTTATACTTCTTGAATACTGTTGTCctacaaattgttttaaaacatgcCAAATAGTTCTGCAGATACACACAAGTCAATAGATTGCAGTTAGTGATCTTACAAATTGTATTGTAATGGAATTATTTTGTTATGGAAAGagactatttatttttgttttctctctctctccctatgtATATAAAACTTGGGAAGGCTGTGCTCAAGCAGTGGATCAACAAAGGCTGGTGATGATATACATAAAGTGATTAATACATGAATCCATTCCCTGGCCATTTCCTCACAATGTGGAGACAATATGAATTGTATCGTTCACAGACTCTCTGTATTCCCTGGGGACTTTGTGGGAAAGCGCTGATGTCACTATGCCTTGATGCATAGCAGATCTATGGGATGGAATTGCCAAAACAGCTCTTGTCCACTCTTAATTACAGTGAAACTCTGAGTTGATTGAGGATGTTCTTGGGAGCGGTCTCCACTGTCATCTCTGAATGAATTAGCAGGGTTTTTAAAAACACTCCTAATTCTGgcaaatgaaatgaaagctcTGCCAAACGCATGAAGAATGGAAGCAGTCTTAAAACAGACTAATCTGTTTAGGGTTCAACAGAGTCTGGAGATTTGGCCTTCAAATCTCTTCAAATGGCATTTATGCTGGAATTAGAAGATCATTAACTAATAGCCCGGTTAATTACTCGGGAAAGCCTTGCAGAGACCAGTCTCCTGTGAAATCTCATGAAAATAAAGACAATCAGAAAGAGGTATAATGTTTTTGTAAAGGTAAAAAAAAGCACTTTCAGGCAGCTAAAGGTATAACAGACCAGTTTTACctgtttatataaataacaCAACTAGTCTTAACTGTACCATTTCATGTGTGTGAAACCATgtttacagtgtgtgtctgtgtaggaATGTACATTCAGCAGTGTTGACACTTATTAGACAGTTTTatgagatcagatacattatttACAGAGACTTTTATAACAGATTTTGCCTaaaggtttttttattttttatatatatatacacgtcaTAAATGTATCAGCTGTCTTAGAAGATTTGAAATTCTATCTTTTTATACTTTGTGAAGGTCAGTTTCGGAGAATTTAATCCCATGCAAGTCTATTATAGTAGTCCTCTGCCGTGTCAGTGATGTCATACAAATgatttacatattcataaacgATCTAAAACATACCTTCTGAATGTGAAAGGGAAACGTGGAAAAGAAGAGAACACAGACTCTTAAATCTTTTAAGATAGTTAATGTATTGGTGATCTGTTTTAAAGTCTCTTGGAAAAAGGTCTGTAAGAGTTTTAAGGCATTGTTTCATGTAAAGAATGCAGTTGCAGACAACACTGTATCAGAGCTGTTACCAGTAAAATGTCACGTGCCTTTAACAAGCCGTTTATAAGCTCGGGGTGGACTGTTCCCCCAACCATTCATGCCTTATACGGGAGAGAAACTCGTGAATATGTCATTTCAACCCCTACCCTAATCCCAACTCCAACACTGTGATATAAAGTatacattcaattatattttcaaaataagaagttTGTGTTTTATGCTCCCTGAACCTAGATCAGCCTTCAGGGGGAGCAATCTGCCTGCACCCCTTTCTGCTGTAGTGTAATTTTTTCACTGAGTAACTCTTTCTTCTatacattacatacatgtattgTTGTAGACAGCATTCTTATTTCGAAGACTAGTGACGGCAGGACTTTCTCTTAAACCGTTACGAGAGAGACAGCCCTCCTAAAAAACAAACCCTAAGATGGATATCTTTAAagtagaaaatactaaatgaaatATGACTAAAATCCACCAGACTGACTCCCATTGATCTCCTGCTTCTTGTAGGATCTACACCATCATTGGGCTTCATCAGTACCATTCATCCTCCATCTCATGCATCCAGCTGTGGCTGGCGTGGGGAAGAGCAGCTGAGACTGCCGCTCTGGACGTGGGAAGGTGGGGAATACAGATCATCCTCTTGTAAGGCTACTTTGTACATGATCTTACTGCATGGCACCTCGGGAAAGGATGGTAACTCTGCGTCTCCGAGTGTCAGTACCCGGGGCTACAACCAGTGGAGAAACGAGATCCAAGCATGGTCCTGGATGAAGACGGGCAGCCACAAAGACTGGCCGCATATCTTCACTCTTCTGTCTCAGTTTTGGGCGGTGGTCCGGTAATGCATATGCTCACCGGGTTTGGTCTTTGTTCCTGGAGGTACTTTGGAGACGCATTCAAGTCTTCTAGCACAGTGGTGACAAGAGAATGAAgaaaccaacaaaaacaaaaaactatttgcaaatataaaaaacaacaaacaggaCAAAACTCAAGGAAGGATGTGAATACTTCAATAACCTGACAAGGTTTCGCAAAAGCAATCCCAGAGGAATCGTGGTGATGGCGTCCCCTCACAGCAGCAGGGTGCAGAACGTCAGGAAGAGGAGGTGGGAGAGCCATGCGTACAGTAGGGCAACGCTGCTATTGCTGTCATACGCACTCCTTATCAGAGAGGTGCAGGCTGCGGTGGGGTCAGAGGTGTCGGGCCTGATGCTGGGACTCAGAGAAACAAAATCACGCTTGAGGGCGGAGAATTTCGACGTCCCGTCTGGGATCTGCAAGCTCTCTGTGATCGGGGCCTGACCGGGCACTGTAACCTGAAAGGATTGAAGGGATTAGCCACACGCGCACTGGAGCGCTACCAGAGCAGGACAGATGGGCTGAAAGTACCTGCGCAAAATCAGAGCCTGAAATCTGAACCACACAAAAGCAGAGGCCGGCAATTACAAACTCTCGTTACAGACTGAACAAAGGCAGCTGAGGATTAATTTCTGTGATGGGATACGGAATACAAATAGTCCTGTTCTCATGACTTGTACACATCGCACTGTGCCATTTTAGAGGTCACACTCCTAGGGCTTTTCCATGCCTCTGGCTTCAGGAAATCAATCCTAAAGCCACCTTCTTTTCAAAGCCCAGGGATTGGCAGACGTTCGGCTGTGATGTGTGCAGCGGTGCAGGAGGGGAGCGGTGAGTCTAGATCTCCTCATCATTGGGGAGCTACTGCTTTAAAACCCGAATTCACCACAAACAGACTTCAGAGGCCCTGCTTTACATCCTTCTTTCAGGTTGCCCACATGTCCAGCCCATTCCCATTCACTTGCTGTCTACACATCTACAACTGGTACCTCTGTATGTATCTTATTCAGCTGTCTAAACCCACAGGCATTCAATTACTTTGCCCTGGATCCATTATAGATATGAATATGACTTTCCATCAGTGTGATTAGAGGTGAAGACAGCATTTGTTCCCTGCCTAACATGAATAAAGAAACACTGACGTAATGGAGATTATACACACAAAGAAAGGCGGAGACTAAGCTAACCTATTTTagaagagaggagagaatgGCAGTGATAAAAATGTATACCTGGAATTACATTCTGCAAAAAGCATTTGTTGAACTCAAACCTTTTTTGGTACCAAAGCAGAGGGTCTACAGTTAACCTGGCATTTTCTCTCAAAAGCAGCCAGAGCTCCCAGTGTCAAGAGGTAGACTACTGCTACTAACAACGCTGGTGCTGACGCACATACTTTCAAAGTCCTACACCGTGataacaatcaatcaatgacCAGAGTAGTGTGCTGAGAGTACAGAGGTAGACTTTTAAAACAGGGAAGGAATGCACAGTGATCTAAAAGACATGAATATGCCCAAGATGACCATCCTAAAAAGCTGCAGGATGATATTCTAGTAGTGGGATTGAAATTGAAAGCGTGTGTGATGCAAGTTCCCCCGCAGATGTAGTTTTTGGCGCTCAGTGCCAGCACATGTGGCTCTGGATCTGATGCAGGATTTGCTTGTTTAACAGTCAGTCTGTGCTcccttaataataatcataacaatctTTCTGAGTAACATTTTGAATGTGAGGCATGTGAGTCACAAGATGAAATATAAGATGTTTCTCAATACTATGCTGAGTAAATAGCGACATcaaacttatttatttcttccaaGTGATCCAAAACACTCAAATCCAAGTTTAGAAAAATAAGAGTGGTGGGAAGAAAGGAAGACTCAAACGCCACACAAGTAGCTGGCAGAGGCCTGTGAAATGTATAATCAAGCTCATATAAACAGTCACCAGCCTGTTTAACAAACCAAGTATCAGCCTCACTAGCCACATATTTTCTTGACTGGCAGATAAAACCCTTTTCACCCATTGAGTGAAGTTTCTAAATATATTCATAGCATCCTCATCTGGGATAGACTACATTTAACTCCTATTTAGTCTGGGCCGGGTTATAATTTACCCCACAATGTAaaagtgcatttgtttttcttccttatCCACAACAGAAACTTGTATATATTtgataaatatgtaaaaatgaataatgcattattttccATTCAATCATTGCAGTTGGCAAAACAGAAACTAAACTCAGCAGTGTTTTCTATCTGTGGTCTTTTCTGTGGGGTAGCTGGTGAATAACAGACATTAACTGTACCCATGAGATATCCCATAATCCTACTAGAACCAGTGCTGTAACATGGAGCTCCGGGGTGCAATCCTCAGACTCAATATAGATGAGGGAAGGCCACAGTAACCGGAGGAACTTCTAGCTTGGGTGCCTTATATTTGTAGGCTGAAGAAGGCGAAACAAACCGATTCCGTTCAGTTcttataaaagcaaaaactttgTTTATAATAGTGttatcagtttattttaatggaatgtttttttttcctctggggTAGGTGAGGCAGTTTAGAACCATTTATTTAGTCTGATTGAATCTGCTCTGAGGTCTTAGTTACGCACCGCAGCTTTTCATGTTACGTTTTGATGCCTCCGGATTAAGATGACAAGCATGCACAGTATTAGCTAAAGCCTGTTGTTGCTGGGAGACTCACAATGCCGTTCCAAACTCATATACCTTTTTAGGATAAAGTTCCCCCCTGGTTTTTAATACCATATAGGTCTCTGAAGAATGAATctgttaataatatattttgaggagaaaaataaaatgcttctGGGGATACTTTAAATTCTCTCTCCCTACTTCCAGCAAAGTAGCGTTACACATTTGGGACAGGACTGTGATGAGTCCTGCTGACACACCGGTGCTGGGCTGAAGACCTGTTTGTGTGCATGACGTTGTGGGAAATGCATCACAGATATTTTGCCGTTTCTTTCTTTCCCCTATCACTCAGCGGTGAAGGAGACCATTCAGATTCAGCCTAGAGGAGTGATCTCAGTCCAAGGTCATCCCTGGAGAATCAGTGTGAGATCAACAAAGCAGGGAGTGATTCACGCCACCCACTCCAGCATGGAGCGTAACGCACTTTTAGCCTCTGGAGAGATTTTATCTGCAGTATCATGTCAGTGGTATcgctctgtttgtttgtgttataaGATTGACTGCTTTTGTTTCTCGGTGACCTTCAGCTGTAGTTCATGTGAGAACTGCAGGTTGTGGTTGCACTTTATATGTGTTATGTGGCCCTGTCCCAGAACTTGAAAAGCACATAGAAGAAAGCTGTTTGCAATGCATGCAGGGACATGTCCTCTTCCTCTAAAGGTAAACTCTAAAGCACAGTTCAAATGAAGCCAGAGAGAGTGGtgtatcacatattttcagTGTTATTCCAGGGTCATCAGTGATGTAAGCGTAACCATCTCCGTACCTTTAACGTGTAATTGCCAGGTAAGAGAAGCCTGTAGTATTCGCCATTTGTATCCGTTTTGAAAGGACAGAGGTTTTGTCTGCCCTCCACTGCCACCAAGGCATTCTGGACAGGGACACCGCGGGAGTCAAATACCTGTCCTTTCACCCCTGTTGgaagataaaaacaaatgatTACACTGGTCCCCACTGGCCCCTTGTGTGAGTTGAACCAGGCATCCAGTGGTTGAGTGAATCAGTCAACCCAGTTTATATATTAGATCTGTGTATGTATTGCTTTCTCTGTGCTGAATGAGGATTAAAAATAACATGGATCGACACTGCTTCATCACACATTCCTCACTTACAGAACCAAACACCTCTCATTGTCATATATAGGTCAAATTAAAAGCCATTGGCATCCCAAAGCAGGTGGCACACACTGACCCAGGTGGACCTGCTGCATGTACGCCAGCAGGGCAGCCTTGTTGGCGGCCCACAGTCCTGAGAGTTTGTCCTCGTTGGGGTACTTGCAGCAAGACACCTCCAGAGTGATTTCCAAGCACTGGCCAAAGACATAGTTATAGTCCTGCATGCCTCCTGAATGGAAAgtaaaacaagaataataattcAAGATGTTTCACTGGCAAATATAGACAGTTTACACTAGCGGAATGTTTAGAGCACGTACAGAAGTGATCATTATCaaagaaatgcaataaaatgcTGGGGAAATTTAGTTGCATTTTCTTTCAGATGTGAAGTACATTCTCATCCTAAATCAATGGcttattttttctgtgtttgCACTATGAAACAAACAATTGCTTCTGAAAGTGTATTCTGTTGTGCCATTAACTGCCTCTGAAGAGTGTAAAGTGTTCCAGTTTTGGGTCGAAAGGGTTAATAATCTTTAGGAGTATGATGTGTGTCAGTTGTGTCATGTCACAGTCTAGGGTTGGGTTCATCCCTGTAAGTCTTCAATTACATAAATTACAGTTCGTGTTTCAGGGGCTTCACTCAGTTAGGTAATCTGGCCACTATTTACTCTGCTACCAGGGAGAGAAATTCTCTTTAACTCTCCTGTTCCAGTCTGGTGAGAGCAATGATTACGTGACGTGTATCCAGGAATGAGTTTGGGAAGTTTCCACACTGGTAATGGAGTAAACACTCACCCAAGGGCTTCTGTGTTCCCCACGCTTTTTTAAATTTGAGTTGGCAGTTGTAGTATCAGCTATGGCTCTAACCAAAAAGCCAAATAAAGAAATGGCTTACCCATTCAGGAATAATTTATACAGTACAGAGCTGCAGCTTTTTGTCCATCAGGGGGCTGCTGAAACAGGAAGCTGGTGCTCACCTTGTAAAGCGTACCACTGGAATCCGTTTGTGATTCCGTCTTTGAAAAACTGGTAGTTACAGAGGTTCCCTTTGTACATGTCGGAGTGGTTGTAGGAGTATGTCTTTGCCAGGTGCACAAACACATCGTTGTCTGGGGACACACTGGCACCACCCTGCAGTTCAGCTCCTGGTGGAAAAACCGCAAGAGCTACAGTCAGCCTCTCGCTTCTGCCCgctttttaattaacattttaattcacaTGTACACATCTGACAGGGGAAACTCTCATCTATCCTGCATAAAAGCGAACCTCACAAAGAGCTCAGTGCCACGATTGGCAAACACAAGGAGGACAAGAGTGGAGCTTACGAGCACAGAGACACGGAGCgagaagtgagagagagaaacctgAACTTGACAGACACCCGGCTTTGACCCTGATTTATGAACCGACGCAGCTCTGGACCCCGACAACGAACCACCTAACACCCCTGCTTAATTATATGACCGTGAACTTGCCCAGCGAGTTAGATAATCGGTTTCCTGAAGTAGGAAGATGCAGACTATCGGCCCGAATTCAGTCAGGGACAAAGAAAAAGCACAGTCACTggcttcttttattttattatgtataaCTATGTTGTAGACGACTTtccctaataaataaaaagttcaTGTTTACTTAAACTTTTACAATCTTTCGGATATTGAACATACTGCCAACTCTAGGTTGCTTCAGACCCAGGTCTGCTTATTGAGTTCTAGAGCCCCAATGTCTTCCTTTGGGTTCTGCTCTGTAtctacacaacacactgacacaagaTATAAACACAAATAACCTCATAAAGCTGTGCGTACTGAACATAGGGACAATGCCTCGTTCAAGGCagtctatttatttatgctgAGGGGCTGCACATTCAGTCTCTTAAAACTGCCTTTaaacttaaaaatgtaaacaaatgccAGTGTAGCCTGTGTTCGAATCCTCAGCTTATTTTTCCAAATCTCTGCTAAACTGGAATCTCATGTGCGGACGCTCTTGGGACGCTTTAGGAGGGGAAGCTTTTTGTATGCGTCTGTTTGGGGCATCTCTGTGGATCTGGTGTCACTGGCTAACAGCTTGACCCCCGTACAGGCATGCAAATCCTCAGCCCGGCCCACCCCATCGGTCGTCCCTACCTCCATTGCTGTTGTCATAGGGGTAGCTGGCGACCACCGCTCCACCGTGCAGGTTGGCAGACAGGACGAAGGGCTCCGAACGCACCCAGTCCATCACCGCCCGCACCTCCGGCTCCTGGGGGCTGCTGTCCTTCGTGAAGGCATCGGGGAAGTTCCGGTTCAGGTCGACGCCGTGCATGTTGAACCTGCACAGAGCACAATGGCAGTGTGAGCCGAGCGGGGCCTTGGGGCTCACAGTGAGACAGCAGGTGAGTGGATCTGCGCAGAATCTTAATATTAGGAAAAGCTTAACAAGTTTATTTCTACTGCATGTGATCTACTCGGTCTCCAGTAACCGCTCGGTTGAGTTTATATGAGTATCGAGCAGTTTTGCACGGGATCTGTCTTACTCTTTGCAGATACATTGGTGATGCTAAAACATGATTCACTGACAAAGTTAAACACATTTTCCTGGGCCGACTAAATCCAGCGGCTTTATGTTAATCCCTAATCACTGAAAGACACGTCATCCAATACTTCCAGGACATATTTCCTGTGTAAGTGTGTACTTTTCACTGAGGATCTGCAAAGCTAGAAATATGTTGGAAATGCTgaagatatataaaaaaagggCAACCAGCCTTTGACAGCATGTCCAGTAACCCCTTTGACTCCCTGAGTAGTAACTGAGGACAGaattaaatgtatgaaataTATAACACAAGCTGATAATGTACTACCACTAGCATTAAGGAATGCCAGACACACAATACTTTATAATTTGTGTATAAGGGATTTTCATGTTTACAGACAGATCTGTAATCTGGCCTCTAATCTCGTGTTTCTGCCTGGGTACCCCTAGACTTTATTATTCATTCTATAATGTTGTTTCCTggtaatacattaaatgaaatagtaataaccataataattattcataataaGCTAACAAAATCTAATCACAATATTGTGCAAATGGGCTGAAAAACTATGCCAACTATTTGCTATATCAGCATTCCTGCCCAACATTGTAAATCCAAGATAGAGATCCACTGTAATCCTGGTCTCATAGCAGCTCATTCATCATGAGAAAAAACTGCTGGTTTCCAAATTCCAAACTAAGGGGACAGATCAGAGTTGACAAAACCATCCACCAGCCAGGAAACTTGTTGAACAGTCCTGCGAGCCTCTTGGAGATCAAAACTGCCAATGCTAGATCCTTTCTGAAGTGTGACAGATTGAGGATTTAACTTGCTACCAGCTACCATAAACAGTTTGTTACTGCTTTCACAATATCCAGTTCAAAGATCACTTTCGCCTTGAAGAACTTTACCAAACATTGCTCTATATTAAGTTGCTACTTAGGCCTGAGCTTTACTGAAACTTGGCTTCCAATCCTGGGATAAGAATCTCATGATGACACGTTAAGCTTCCTGCTGCTTTGCTCCGGTTTCCATTATGACATCTGGAGTGA
This Amia ocellicauda isolate fAmiCal2 chromosome 15, fAmiCal2.hap1, whole genome shotgun sequence DNA region includes the following protein-coding sequences:
- the cpm gene encoding carboxypeptidase M isoform X1; protein product: MRRKDTNRRADEALLRLRESVDALLDGEVCKLRLDRVSKPTQTRGSVSVAAAALKAGIERVSHNWMMFLLLLCVCFGTLTSSVLGLDFRYQNTREVEEYLKAVNKNYSSITYLHSIGKSVEGRDLWVLVLGKFPYEHKVGIPEFKYIANMHGNEPVGRVLLLHLIDHLTSNYNTDPTVTSMINNTRIHILPSMNPDGFESSPRNCTYSDGRFNMHGVDLNRNFPDAFTKDSSPQEPEVRAVMDWVRSEPFVLSANLHGGAVVASYPYDNSNGGAELQGGASVSPDNDVFVHLAKTYSYNHSDMYKGNLCNYQFFKDGITNGFQWYALQGGMQDYNYVFGQCLEITLEVSCCKYPNEDKLSGLWAANKAALLAYMQQVHLGVKGQVFDSRGVPVQNALVAVEGRQNLCPFKTDTNGEYYRLLLPGNYTLKVTVPGQAPITESLQIPDGTSKFSALKRDFVSLSPSIRPDTSDPTAACTSLIRSAYDSNSSVALLYAWLSHLLFLTFCTLLL
- the cpm gene encoding carboxypeptidase M isoform X2; its protein translation is MMFLLLLCVCFGTLTSSVLGLDFRYQNTREVEEYLKAVNKNYSSITYLHSIGKSVEGRDLWVLVLGKFPYEHKVGIPEFKYIANMHGNEPVGRVLLLHLIDHLTSNYNTDPTVTSMINNTRIHILPSMNPDGFESSPRNCTYSDGRFNMHGVDLNRNFPDAFTKDSSPQEPEVRAVMDWVRSEPFVLSANLHGGAVVASYPYDNSNGGAELQGGASVSPDNDVFVHLAKTYSYNHSDMYKGNLCNYQFFKDGITNGFQWYALQGGMQDYNYVFGQCLEITLEVSCCKYPNEDKLSGLWAANKAALLAYMQQVHLGVKGQVFDSRGVPVQNALVAVEGRQNLCPFKTDTNGEYYRLLLPGNYTLKVTVPGQAPITESLQIPDGTSKFSALKRDFVSLSPSIRPDTSDPTAACTSLIRSAYDSNSSVALLYAWLSHLLFLTFCTLLL